From the Methanocalculus natronophilus genome, the window GCCTTCCCAGCCCAAATACCTCCACCCAGATCATCGATCACCAGATATTCTATGGAGGGGGGGCAGCAAACATTGCAGTCGGTATCGCCTGCCTTGGCGGCCAGTCAACGCTTGTATCGGCAGTTGGCGGTGATTTTGAGGGGTCGGGGTATGACGCGTGGCTGCATGAAAACCACGTGGGCAGGTATTTCTATATTGAGAAGGATGCCCACACGCCGCTTGCCTGCATGTTCACCGATGATGCGGAAGACCAGATCACCTTCTTTGAATGGGGAGCATCAGTTGCCTTCACAAAAGAAGATCCCCCGTCTTTTGATTTTGTTCACATGGCAACAGCCGATCCATCATATAATGTGAAGGTTGCCGAACGTGCCGGATTTGCCACATTTGATCCTGGCCAGGATATCCATAAATACGATGCAGAACAGTTTGAACAGCTGCTTGATACAATCGATATCCTCTTCACAAACCGGTTTGAGGCGGAGATTATGGGGCGTGTCCTGAACCATACCGAGGAAGAGCTTGCCGCCCGTGTCCCGATTGCGATCTTTACGCAGGGTGGTGACGGAAGCAGGCTCTTTGAGGACGGTCAGCTCACCGTGATTCCATCAGTGCCTGTGACGCTGGTCGACCCGACTGGCGCAGGCGATGCCTACCGGGCCGGTTTTCTGACTGCTTACCAGAAGGAGCAGACACTTGAGGACTGCTGCAGAATCGGCACGGTCTGTTCATCGTTTGTCATTGAAAAAGCAG encodes:
- a CDS encoding carbohydrate kinase family protein, with the protein product MIHVVGHTATDHIFRVPRLPSPNTSTQIIDHQIFYGGGAANIAVGIACLGGQSTLVSAVGGDFEGSGYDAWLHENHVGRYFYIEKDAHTPLACMFTDDAEDQITFFEWGASVAFTKEDPPSFDFVHMATADPSYNVKVAERAGFATFDPGQDIHKYDAEQFEQLLDTIDILFTNRFEAEIMGRVLNHTEEELAARVPIAIFTQGGDGSRLFEDGQLTVIPSVPVTLVDPTGAGDAYRAGFLTAYQKEQTLEDCCRIGTVCSSFVIEKAGCQTNLPTWEQVQERYRQYFG